A part of Corynebacterium mustelae genomic DNA contains:
- a CDS encoding D-ribose ABC transporter substrate-binding protein, translated as MFRTTVRKSIAVVASLSLVVGLTACNRDSGTTASSDGKSITFALSTQTNPFFVQLRAGAEEKAEELGVTLNIQDASDDSTTQVNQLSNATTTGSGVVIVNPTDSDAIVPAVESLNAANIPVVAVDRSANGGEIASYIASDNIAGGSQAAKVLAEAIGGEGEILILQGIAGSSASRDRGNGFETGLQEFPNVKIAAKQTANFDRTKGLDVATNLLQAHPNVKAIFAENDEMALGAVEALGDRAGKDVLVVGFDGTKDGLAAIADGRMLATIAQQPEKLGSRAVEEAAKLLKGESATKEVPVEVITVTKENLVEFQ; from the coding sequence ATGTTTCGCACCACAGTACGCAAAAGCATCGCGGTAGTAGCTTCACTGAGCCTGGTCGTGGGTTTAACCGCCTGCAACCGTGATTCTGGAACTACTGCTAGCTCTGATGGTAAATCCATTACATTTGCGCTATCTACCCAAACCAATCCATTCTTCGTGCAACTTCGAGCAGGTGCTGAAGAAAAAGCCGAAGAATTAGGCGTAACTCTCAACATTCAAGACGCCTCAGATGATTCGACCACGCAGGTCAACCAACTCAGCAACGCCACCACCACAGGTTCCGGCGTAGTCATTGTCAATCCTACCGACTCTGATGCCATCGTCCCCGCTGTAGAATCACTCAACGCCGCCAATATTCCCGTAGTGGCGGTGGATCGCTCTGCCAACGGCGGCGAGATTGCATCCTATATTGCTTCCGATAACATTGCTGGCGGTTCCCAGGCAGCTAAAGTGCTCGCAGAGGCCATTGGCGGTGAGGGCGAAATCCTCATTCTTCAAGGCATCGCAGGTTCCTCTGCTTCCCGAGATCGAGGAAACGGCTTTGAAACTGGACTGCAAGAATTCCCGAATGTGAAGATTGCAGCGAAGCAGACCGCTAACTTCGACCGAACCAAGGGGTTAGACGTAGCCACCAACCTATTGCAGGCGCACCCAAATGTGAAGGCAATTTTCGCAGAAAACGATGAAATGGCCTTAGGCGCCGTTGAAGCGCTGGGGGATCGGGCTGGCAAGGATGTTCTGGTCGTTGGTTTTGATGGGACGAAAGACGGCCTAGCCGCAATCGCGGATGGGCGCATGTTGGCTACCATCGCTCAGCAACCAGAGAAACTTGGTAGCCGTGCAGTCGAAGAGGCAGCGAAGCTGCTGAAGGGTGAAAGCGCCACCAAGGAAGTTCCGGTGGAAGTTATCACGGTGACGAAGGAAAACCTGGTGGAATTCCAATAA
- a CDS encoding ABC transporter permease, producing the protein MLNNGALVGLIILCVALFIATPHFLTVGNLINVGIQAATVAILAFGMTFVIVAAGIDLSVGSVAAFGGMSSAYFFSEVGLPGPLTLVIGLLFGLLSGAICGIAIAYGRLPAFIATLAMMSIARGATLVISQGAPIPSAPAVNVLGKSYFHLPMPIVMMALAGLCCWFILSRTVIGRSMYAIGGNVEAARLSGIPVQRILVIVYSLSGLFAALAGLVITARLSSAQPQTALGYELDAIAAVVIGGASLAGGTGKASGTFVGAILLAVIRNGLNILNVSSFWQQIVIGLVIAVAVGFDVIRNKTAI; encoded by the coding sequence ATGCTGAACAACGGCGCGTTGGTTGGGCTGATAATTTTATGCGTCGCCCTATTTATCGCAACGCCGCACTTTCTTACCGTTGGTAACCTCATCAATGTTGGCATTCAGGCTGCAACCGTCGCCATTTTGGCTTTCGGGATGACCTTCGTTATCGTAGCCGCTGGCATCGATTTGTCGGTGGGGTCGGTTGCAGCCTTCGGCGGGATGTCCTCGGCATATTTCTTCTCTGAAGTAGGATTACCGGGCCCGCTCACCCTCGTTATCGGCCTGCTTTTCGGATTACTCTCTGGCGCAATTTGTGGCATTGCAATCGCTTACGGTCGCCTGCCTGCGTTTATCGCTACGCTGGCTATGATGTCTATCGCCCGCGGTGCGACTTTGGTTATTTCGCAAGGAGCACCGATTCCATCCGCCCCGGCTGTCAACGTATTGGGGAAAAGTTATTTTCACTTGCCCATGCCGATCGTAATGATGGCGCTGGCTGGCCTGTGCTGCTGGTTTATTCTTTCTCGCACGGTGATCGGACGATCCATGTATGCGATAGGCGGTAATGTGGAGGCTGCACGGCTATCTGGTATCCCGGTGCAGCGTATCTTGGTGATCGTGTATTCCCTGTCGGGGCTTTTCGCAGCTCTGGCGGGTTTGGTTATCACTGCCCGACTGTCATCGGCGCAACCGCAAACGGCACTGGGCTATGAGCTTGATGCCATCGCCGCCGTTGTTATTGGTGGTGCCTCACTTGCAGGCGGCACCGGCAAAGCCTCTGGCACTTTTGTAGGTGCGATCCTTTTAGCTGTGATTCGCAATGGCTTGAATATTTTGAACGTCTCGTCATTTTGGCAGCAGATTGTCATCGGTCTTGTTATCGCAGTGGCGGTTGGATTCGACGTCATCCGAAATAAGACGGCTATCTAA
- a CDS encoding sugar ABC transporter ATP-binding protein produces MSAALPPSGPVNNSPQPPSTHSLPDGPSEPILTLRNASKSFGPVRVIDNVTVHVRPGRVLALLGENGAGKSTLIKMMSGVYKPDSGDILVDGKITPLPNAKAAEKLGIATIHQELNLVPTMTVAENVMLGRVPSRFGLVDYKKMRASAQAALDLIGVDVELDDTIGSLGIARQQMVEIAKALSMNARILILDEPTAALTDHEIEQLFSVVTDLKKAGVAMVFISHHLDEIAAIADSVSVLRDGEFIAEVPATTPEPELVRLMVGRSIDNQYPRQPQPPGPPLLEVSGLSSHGKFEDVSFKVHAGEVVGIAGLVGAGRTEVIRAIAGVDPIDSGTVRVAGEQLKPRDITAAIRHGIGHVPESRKSQGLVLSATVGENLGLATMQSTSKFGLVDRGGQRKRAKQVADKLRIRMASIDQPIRDLSGGNQQKAVFGRWVLAGSKVLLLDEPTRGVDVGAKVEIYSIINEITAAGHAVVMVSSELPEIIGMSDRILVMSGGRIAGELPAGSAQDDIMQLAVSNVEDALKPTNAAAPNDVSNHSPKENR; encoded by the coding sequence ATGTCTGCTGCATTACCGCCAAGCGGGCCAGTGAATAATTCTCCGCAACCGCCATCGACACATTCGCTGCCAGATGGCCCAAGCGAGCCGATATTGACGCTGCGCAATGCGTCGAAATCTTTCGGTCCGGTGCGAGTTATCGACAATGTCACCGTCCATGTTCGCCCCGGTCGTGTTCTGGCATTGCTGGGCGAAAATGGTGCTGGTAAGTCTACGTTGATCAAGATGATGTCGGGGGTGTACAAACCCGATTCTGGTGACATCCTTGTCGACGGAAAAATAACACCACTGCCTAACGCCAAGGCAGCAGAAAAACTGGGGATCGCCACTATTCACCAGGAACTCAACCTCGTGCCCACCATGACAGTGGCTGAAAACGTTATGTTAGGGCGAGTACCGAGCCGCTTCGGCTTGGTTGACTACAAGAAAATGCGGGCCAGTGCACAGGCGGCTTTGGACCTCATAGGTGTCGACGTCGAATTGGATGACACCATCGGGTCGCTGGGAATCGCACGGCAACAGATGGTTGAGATCGCCAAAGCTCTATCGATGAACGCCCGCATCCTTATTTTGGATGAACCTACAGCGGCCTTGACGGATCACGAGATTGAGCAGTTATTCTCGGTCGTTACTGATTTGAAAAAGGCCGGTGTGGCCATGGTGTTCATTTCTCACCATCTGGATGAAATTGCCGCAATCGCCGATTCTGTGTCGGTATTGCGCGACGGTGAATTCATCGCAGAGGTTCCCGCTACTACCCCGGAACCCGAATTGGTGCGGTTAATGGTCGGGCGTTCCATCGATAACCAATATCCCCGACAGCCTCAGCCACCGGGGCCACCGTTGTTGGAAGTATCTGGGCTTAGTAGTCACGGAAAATTCGAGGACGTTTCCTTTAAGGTTCATGCTGGTGAGGTTGTCGGAATAGCCGGTTTGGTCGGAGCTGGCCGCACCGAGGTGATTCGGGCCATAGCTGGAGTGGACCCAATTGATTCGGGCACCGTTCGGGTAGCAGGCGAGCAATTAAAACCGCGTGATATTACGGCGGCGATTCGCCATGGCATAGGCCATGTGCCGGAAAGCCGAAAGTCACAGGGGCTGGTGCTCTCGGCCACCGTCGGTGAGAACCTTGGCTTGGCAACAATGCAATCAACTAGTAAGTTTGGCCTGGTAGATCGCGGTGGGCAGCGCAAACGCGCCAAACAAGTGGCAGATAAGCTTCGCATTCGGATGGCCTCTATTGACCAACCTATCCGAGATCTTTCTGGTGGTAACCAGCAGAAAGCGGTGTTTGGCCGGTGGGTACTGGCTGGTTCCAAGGTCTTGCTTCTCGACGAACCCACCCGGGGCGTCGATGTTGGTGCCAAGGTTGAAATCTATTCCATCATCAATGAAATCACCGCCGCAGGCCATGCGGTTGTGATGGTGTCTTCGGAATTGCCGGAAATCATTGGCATGTCCGATCGGATTCTTGTTATGTCTGGCGGCCGGATTGCAGGCGAATTACCCGCAGGTTCCGCCCAAGATGACATCATGCAGCTCGCGGTATCGAACGTCGAAGACGCACTCAAACCTACAAACGCAGCAGCACCGAACGATGTATCAAACCACTCCCCGAAGGAGAACCGATGA
- a CDS encoding LacI family DNA-binding transcriptional regulator, giving the protein MAEKANPSNGRRSQSTTLKDIAAATGLSVSTVSRALARNPVIPESTREIVEKAARELKYRPNAQARALRNARTNIIGVIVPDIQNPYFSALAAAIQAEALSKDYSILLAHSEEDPDRLNAALEMLGRQRVDGIIVVPHFQSTKKIADLIETGIPMVAADRSLPQPKIPSVTSDSWPGIHEALSEIKNLPEARLGYLAGPQDTSTGQQRLAHVMAAASDLAMPTPTVFYGGYQQEAGYTGTLELLESGVNCILAGDSMMTIGALQALHEKNLRIGEHVALIGFDDTDVFLLQNPPLSVIDQDVETMGRHSFDMLYTYIMSGDAPDSMVIPTTFKRRASSTFKAAAAGETTTTTKKSKG; this is encoded by the coding sequence ATGGCGGAGAAAGCCAACCCCAGTAATGGGCGCCGAAGTCAAAGCACCACACTTAAAGATATTGCGGCGGCGACTGGGCTGTCCGTAAGCACGGTTTCACGTGCATTGGCACGCAATCCAGTCATTCCGGAAAGCACCCGGGAGATCGTTGAAAAGGCGGCGCGCGAACTCAAGTATCGGCCGAACGCGCAAGCGCGAGCGTTACGTAACGCCCGCACCAATATCATCGGTGTCATCGTCCCCGACATTCAAAACCCGTATTTCTCAGCGTTAGCAGCTGCGATCCAGGCAGAGGCATTGAGTAAAGATTATTCGATCTTGCTGGCGCATTCCGAAGAAGACCCCGATCGACTCAACGCCGCACTAGAAATGCTTGGTCGGCAACGCGTCGACGGCATCATCGTGGTACCACACTTCCAATCAACCAAAAAGATCGCCGACCTGATCGAAACCGGCATTCCCATGGTTGCTGCGGACCGTTCGTTACCACAACCGAAAATTCCATCGGTAACATCAGATAGTTGGCCGGGAATCCATGAGGCATTGTCCGAAATCAAAAATCTGCCAGAGGCGCGGCTGGGATATTTGGCTGGCCCGCAGGACACCTCAACAGGCCAACAACGGCTGGCCCATGTCATGGCAGCTGCCAGCGACCTAGCAATGCCAACCCCTACCGTCTTCTACGGCGGATACCAGCAAGAGGCTGGCTACACCGGAACACTGGAGCTATTAGAATCTGGCGTAAACTGCATTCTCGCGGGCGACTCAATGATGACCATAGGCGCGCTGCAAGCCTTGCACGAGAAAAATCTACGCATAGGTGAGCATGTTGCGCTGATCGGGTTTGATGATACAGATGTATTCTTGCTTCAGAATCCTCCGCTAAGCGTGATTGACCAGGATGTTGAAACTATGGGACGGCATTCCTTCGACATGCTCTACACCTACATCATGTCCGGCGATGCCCCCGATAGCATGGTCATCCCAACCACCTTTAAACGACGCGCCTCCAGCACTTTTAAAGCTGCAGCCGCAGGCGAGACGACTACTACTACAAAGAAGTCCAAAGGTTAA
- a CDS encoding acyl-CoA carboxylase subunit epsilon produces the protein MSDNTEASTEGVETTPEVKKPFLTIVKGNPDDVQVATLTALFATMASNAAGAAQPDRERNMWGSVEERLQRPTTYNPTAFQNVSFY, from the coding sequence ATGTCTGACAACACCGAGGCATCGACCGAAGGCGTCGAAACCACACCTGAGGTAAAAAAGCCGTTCCTGACCATTGTTAAGGGAAACCCAGACGATGTACAGGTGGCTACTTTGACTGCCCTGTTTGCCACGATGGCAAGCAATGCCGCTGGCGCTGCACAGCCAGACCGTGAACGCAATATGTGGGGCAGCGTGGAAGAACGCCTACAGCGACCAACCACCTATAACCCAACTGCTTTCCAGAATGTAAGTTTCTACTAA
- a CDS encoding acyl-CoA carboxylase subunit beta yields MTAATITDAGAQAPDLTTTAGKLADLRARIAETQAPMGQASVERIHDAGKKTARERIEYLLDDGSFVEVDALARHRSKNFGLDAKRPVTDGVVTGYGTIDGRKVCVFSQDGAVFGGALGEVYGEKIVKIMDLAIKTGVPLIGINEGAGARIQEGVVSLGLYAKIFYRNTLASGVIPQISLIMGACAGGHVYSPALTDFIIMVDKTSKMFITGPDVIKTVTGEEVTQEELGGAHTHMTTSGTSHYTASDDADALDWVRDLVGFLPSNNRAEAPREEADIMIGSIQENINESDLELDTLIPDSPNQPYDMKDVITRVVDDGDFFEIQEGYAGNIIIGFGRVEGRSVGIVANQPTEFAGCLDIRASEKAARFIRTCDAFNVPIIEFVDVPGFLPGTNEEYNGIIRRGAKLLYAYSEATVGKITVITRKSYGGAYCVMGSKDMGADLVFAWPTAQIAVMGAAGAVGFIYRKELKAAAAEGKDVAVVAKEYEKEYETTLVNPYMAAERGYVDAVIPPSETRGQIIEGLRLLDRKVVNVPAKKHGNIPL; encoded by the coding sequence ATGACTGCCGCAACGATCACTGATGCAGGTGCCCAAGCACCAGATTTGACCACAACCGCAGGCAAACTCGCCGATCTTCGGGCGCGTATTGCCGAAACCCAAGCGCCAATGGGACAGGCTTCGGTGGAGCGAATCCACGATGCTGGTAAGAAAACCGCCCGTGAGCGCATCGAGTATCTCCTCGACGATGGTTCTTTCGTCGAGGTCGACGCTCTGGCGCGCCACCGCTCCAAGAATTTCGGCTTGGATGCTAAGCGTCCGGTCACTGACGGTGTGGTAACTGGTTACGGCACGATCGATGGTCGTAAGGTGTGCGTTTTCTCCCAAGACGGCGCTGTTTTCGGTGGTGCGCTTGGTGAGGTTTATGGTGAGAAGATCGTCAAAATTATGGATCTTGCGATCAAGACTGGCGTACCTTTGATTGGCATTAACGAGGGCGCTGGTGCGCGTATTCAGGAAGGTGTTGTCTCCCTGGGCCTTTACGCCAAGATCTTCTACCGCAACACCCTCGCCTCGGGTGTTATTCCGCAGATTTCTCTCATCATGGGAGCCTGTGCTGGTGGTCACGTCTATTCCCCAGCGCTGACCGACTTCATCATCATGGTGGACAAGACCTCCAAGATGTTCATCACCGGCCCGGACGTCATCAAGACAGTAACTGGTGAGGAAGTCACCCAAGAAGAACTCGGTGGTGCCCACACCCATATGACAACCTCCGGCACCTCGCATTACACTGCATCCGATGATGCTGATGCCCTTGACTGGGTTCGCGATTTGGTAGGATTCCTGCCTTCCAATAACCGTGCTGAAGCGCCTCGCGAAGAAGCTGACATCATGATTGGCTCCATCCAGGAGAACATCAACGAATCGGATTTGGAACTCGATACCTTGATCCCCGATTCGCCGAACCAGCCTTACGACATGAAGGATGTCATTACACGCGTGGTTGACGATGGCGACTTCTTTGAAATCCAGGAAGGTTACGCGGGCAATATCATCATCGGTTTCGGCCGAGTTGAAGGCCGCTCGGTCGGCATCGTCGCAAACCAACCTACTGAATTCGCTGGCTGCTTGGATATCCGTGCATCTGAAAAGGCTGCCCGTTTCATCCGTACCTGCGACGCTTTCAATGTGCCAATCATTGAATTCGTCGATGTCCCCGGCTTCCTGCCTGGCACCAACGAGGAATACAACGGCATCATCCGTCGCGGCGCGAAACTGCTGTACGCCTACTCTGAGGCAACCGTCGGCAAGATCACGGTTATCACCCGCAAGTCCTACGGTGGCGCTTACTGCGTGATGGGTTCCAAGGATATGGGGGCCGACCTAGTCTTCGCATGGCCAACCGCCCAGATTGCTGTCATGGGTGCCGCAGGTGCGGTGGGATTCATCTACCGCAAGGAACTCAAGGCGGCTGCCGCAGAAGGCAAAGACGTAGCCGTGGTTGCTAAGGAATACGAGAAGGAATATGAAACCACTCTCGTTAACCCTTACATGGCCGCTGAGCGTGGTTACGTAGATGCGGTTATCCCTCCATCTGAGACCCGAGGCCAGATCATTGAAGGCCTGCGTCTGCTGGACCGCAAGGTCGTCAACGTACCTGCCAAGAAGCACGGTAACATTCCGCTGTAA
- a CDS encoding acyl-CoA carboxylase subunit beta: MTISSPLIDVASLPDVSTTAGKIADLKARRIDAASPVGTVAQEKVRANGRLTARDRLDYLLDPHSFVEIDQLARHRTHDFGMRSKRPATDGVVTGWGTIDGREVCIFSQDGTVFGGALGEVYGEKMCKLMELAVTTGRPLIGLYEGAGARIQDGAVSLDLIAQTFYHNINASGVVPQISVIMGSCAGGNAYSPALTDFVVMVDQTSKMFVTGPDVIKTVTSEEITQEELGGASVHMDLAGNSHYTAASDEDALDFVADLVSYLPSNNRESAPRTHYEVEEGSLEENMNPDDLKLDSIIPDSPTVPYDVRDVIESITDDGDFLEIQAERAANVVIAFGRVEGQSVGFVANQPTCLAGCLDIDASEKAARFIRTCDAFNIPIVMLVDVPGFLPGAGQEHDGILRRGAKLLYAYGEATVPKITVTMRKAYGGAYCVMGSKGLGADLNLAWPTAQIAVMGAAGAVGFLHRKELAAAKNKGLGESELMELQKSFEREYEDHMLNPYLAAERGLIDAVILPSETRGQIARNLRLLGKKHVTRPARKHGNIPL, encoded by the coding sequence ATGACTATTTCCTCACCTTTGATTGATGTTGCTTCCCTCCCCGATGTCAGCACCACCGCAGGTAAAATCGCTGATCTCAAAGCACGCCGTATTGATGCCGCTTCCCCTGTAGGAACTGTCGCTCAAGAAAAAGTCCGCGCCAATGGTCGCCTTACCGCACGTGATCGACTCGATTACTTGTTAGACCCACATTCTTTCGTAGAAATCGACCAATTAGCTCGCCACCGTACCCACGACTTCGGCATGCGCTCCAAGCGCCCCGCCACCGACGGCGTTGTTACCGGCTGGGGCACCATTGACGGACGAGAAGTCTGTATTTTCTCCCAGGATGGCACCGTTTTCGGCGGCGCATTGGGCGAAGTATACGGCGAGAAAATGTGCAAATTGATGGAACTAGCAGTTACCACCGGCCGCCCACTGATCGGGCTCTACGAAGGTGCCGGCGCACGTATCCAAGACGGTGCAGTATCCCTCGACCTGATTGCCCAAACGTTCTATCACAATATCAACGCCTCTGGTGTCGTTCCGCAGATCTCAGTAATCATGGGCTCTTGCGCTGGCGGAAATGCGTATTCACCAGCACTAACCGACTTCGTGGTTATGGTAGACCAAACCTCCAAGATGTTTGTCACCGGCCCGGATGTAATCAAGACCGTGACTTCTGAGGAAATAACCCAGGAAGAACTCGGCGGCGCGAGCGTACACATGGATCTAGCTGGCAATTCCCACTACACCGCAGCAAGCGATGAAGACGCCCTTGATTTTGTTGCCGATCTTGTTAGCTATCTTCCATCCAATAACCGAGAGTCCGCCCCACGTACCCACTATGAAGTCGAAGAGGGTTCTTTAGAAGAAAACATGAATCCGGATGACCTGAAGCTCGATTCGATCATTCCCGATTCCCCCACGGTTCCGTACGATGTCCGAGACGTTATCGAATCCATCACCGACGACGGCGATTTCCTCGAAATCCAGGCAGAACGTGCCGCTAATGTTGTCATCGCATTCGGCCGGGTTGAGGGACAATCGGTCGGCTTCGTCGCAAACCAACCTACCTGCCTAGCAGGCTGCCTCGACATTGACGCCTCCGAGAAGGCAGCGCGGTTTATCCGCACATGCGATGCTTTCAATATCCCAATCGTCATGCTCGTCGACGTCCCAGGCTTCCTGCCCGGCGCAGGCCAAGAACATGACGGCATCCTTCGACGCGGCGCAAAATTACTGTATGCCTACGGTGAAGCGACTGTTCCGAAAATCACCGTCACCATGCGCAAAGCCTACGGTGGTGCGTACTGCGTCATGGGTTCCAAGGGTTTAGGCGCCGATCTTAATCTCGCGTGGCCAACCGCCCAGATCGCAGTCATGGGCGCTGCCGGTGCTGTCGGATTCTTGCATCGTAAAGAACTCGCAGCAGCCAAGAACAAGGGATTGGGTGAATCCGAACTCATGGAGCTGCAAAAATCCTTTGAGCGGGAATACGAAGATCACATGCTTAACCCATACCTAGCGGCTGAACGCGGGCTTATTGATGCCGTCATTCTGCCCTCAGAGACAAGGGGCCAGATCGCACGTAATCTTCGTCTTTTAGGGAAAAAGCACGTGACTCGGCCTGCCCGAAAGCACGGCAATATCCCATTGTAA
- a CDS encoding biotin--[acetyl-CoA-carboxylase] ligase yields the protein MTDARQPLNISYLRQQLIDAGPYARIEHSLETGSTNTDLVAAAHAGAAEWTAFLTEHQTAGRGRMGRSYTAPPGSQLPLSVLIRPPYESITRLGTMPLATGLALVDAIGSETGVRLKWPNDLVIDGRKLCGILAEAVSLSEEPAVVIGLGLNTSLRTNELPVPHATSLELENIPYERNELAVRILVALHRRLKQWQDNAPALMSDYRKVSATIGQEVRVILPGDVELLGTATGVGDDGLLEVRDAKDNHHRLAVGDVIHLRLQDTGTS from the coding sequence ATGACCGACGCACGACAGCCCCTGAATATTTCGTATCTGCGCCAACAGCTTATCGACGCCGGGCCATACGCCCGCATTGAGCACAGCCTGGAAACCGGATCAACTAATACGGATCTTGTAGCAGCGGCACACGCGGGTGCCGCTGAATGGACCGCTTTTCTCACCGAACACCAAACTGCCGGTCGGGGCCGCATGGGGCGCAGCTACACCGCGCCACCTGGTTCACAACTGCCGCTTTCAGTACTCATTCGCCCACCGTATGAATCCATAACTCGGTTGGGCACCATGCCGCTGGCGACCGGACTCGCGCTTGTCGACGCCATAGGGTCGGAAACCGGCGTGCGCTTGAAATGGCCTAATGACCTGGTTATCGATGGGCGAAAGCTCTGTGGCATTCTCGCCGAAGCGGTTTCCCTTTCTGAAGAACCCGCAGTGGTCATCGGGCTGGGTCTTAACACCTCACTCCGCACCAATGAGTTACCAGTACCCCATGCCACATCACTGGAATTGGAAAACATCCCATACGAGCGAAACGAACTGGCGGTGCGGATATTAGTAGCATTGCATCGCCGATTGAAACAATGGCAGGACAATGCGCCAGCCCTTATGTCCGATTACCGAAAGGTCAGCGCAACTATTGGGCAGGAAGTGCGCGTCATTCTTCCGGGTGATGTAGAGCTACTTGGCACCGCTACCGGGGTCGGCGACGACGGATTGCTGGAAGTCCGCGACGCTAAAGACAACCACCATCGGCTCGCGGTGGGTGATGTCATTCACCTGCGGCTGCAAGACACTGGAACTTCCTAG
- a CDS encoding YdbT family protein — MSDNPFDNQRDTEKVLVDVTSPFSALTHPVLELIVITGVLWMIIGYIDAPGSVWADNLMLRNGLVVVWALLALWRFVLPVMRLRSRRLVVTNQRVTIRIAGLGRSVHTFPMHVVRDVARKRSTIYLAISGNDRPVVITDVPHAKRVLLEIQKAIAEQAHRRAQGLPVVNPGQGKFGGYVQPTTTLRHHDQFGTPGDGGGYFR; from the coding sequence ATGTCAGATAACCCCTTTGACAATCAACGCGACACGGAAAAGGTGCTGGTGGACGTCACTAGTCCATTCAGTGCGCTTACCCACCCGGTTTTGGAATTAATCGTCATCACGGGTGTGTTATGGATGATTATCGGCTACATAGACGCCCCGGGATCAGTTTGGGCGGACAATCTCATGCTCCGCAACGGCCTCGTTGTTGTGTGGGCACTTTTGGCGCTATGGCGTTTTGTGCTGCCAGTTATGCGGCTGCGCAGCCGCCGACTAGTCGTGACCAATCAACGGGTTACCATCCGGATCGCTGGACTAGGCCGCAGCGTGCACACGTTCCCAATGCACGTGGTGCGCGATGTGGCACGCAAGCGTTCCACCATTTATCTCGCAATTAGTGGCAATGACCGGCCCGTGGTCATCACGGATGTGCCGCACGCAAAACGTGTGTTATTAGAAATACAAAAAGCCATCGCCGAGCAAGCACACCGGCGGGCACAGGGACTGCCGGTGGTTAATCCTGGTCAAGGGAAATTCGGTGGATATGTGCAGCCAACCACCACATTGCGCCATCACGATCAATTTGGCACGCCAGGCGATGGTGGTGGTTATTTCCGCTAA